Part of the Lotus japonicus ecotype B-129 chromosome 6, LjGifu_v1.2 genome, ATGTGCATTCCCACTACTTGAATTCAAACACTCCAAATTATAGGTTTCTTTAAGACGTGTTTACAACGCTCCCACCGCTAAAGTAAACAGACACTTAATCATCATAATAGTCTTAATCATCATGATAGTGAAAAATATACTATAACATGAACAAAGTGAAACATGCTCTCAAGACAAGAGGTTTGATCCTCTGCTATAAGGCTATAAAAAAgattatcttttgttgtttgttgGAGAATAAAGTTTAATTTTCCTTGTGtagtaaattattattattacctGCTCAGGTTGTTAATTACCTAATTTTGTCATATTGTTCCAACAATAAAAATATTGgataattcatattttttttaaaaatgagaCAGTACGTGTTTTGTGACCACTGAAATAGGTGATTATTTTTGGCCGACAAGTGTACCTAAGATATACTTAAGATCGAATGGAATAATTGAAAATTACGATATTTTTTCAAGAAGAAAATACGATCTTCAATTGAATTATTTTAGTGCTGATATATTTTGCATTAAAAATTACTATTATTAAAACGTTAACtagaaaaaaaagatttaaatattaaataatcaaAAGTGAAGATGAACACGTTTGGTCTGAACTCTGAAGTTTCAAGAGTGGAGAGGTTGACTTGAGAAAAGTGATGGGACCACGCAAACGCAATTATGGAATTAAGCTTAGCTTAGCTGTTATTTGGAGGTAAATGCCGCTTTTGACTATAAACCACCGCTCCAAACGGCAACTTAATTAACTGCTGACAACAAAAACCATACTTGCACTATTGCACTCTACTATAAATCTATGACTTTTTAATCATCAGTGTTCTTTATGATAAAATTTCACTTAAGCAAGTTCTCTTAATTAAACCGTTCATAATACATCCTAAATTGTATAGTTAAATAATTACCCTACTCATATTTTCCCTCAATTAAGCGTGCATGAAGCTTTGAGCTTCATTGTTTCGTTGAGCAAATTgtttaggtagcgtttggtgacggaacggaacaggacagaacagaatggaacggaacagaacaggatggaacaggacaataatgttctatgtgttgtgtttggtaactccaagtcaatagaacagaaccatgattttaattacatatataaccttgcatgtttaatatttgattgaggaaaacaaattgaactcaattgaacattttgcatataaaccgtttgttattgcttacttcatgaaataatcacttatttctttaaaacaatcacttatatattgtttaagttgttttagtatgctattgaaaaaagcagaaacctaattatctatttaagctattttaagttcgtttatttagattaaaaatattgatttttaactataattttttaagagattttgagaaaagcgTAAGTTGATTcccctcatctatcatcatagattttcattataagctaaagtaactgtttcaaataatttgttttcagcttcagctgaaacaaacacaaaaagtgatttttccaaaataagttgaattaaacgcattctaattggctcgtttatcattgcttacaaaaactgattttacttttgaaaaaataattgattttattttaattaagttgattcatgtttgattactctaattaaaatcacttttttttatctcctctcatctatcatcataggttttcatgataagctaaagtaactgtttcaaataatctgttttcagtttcatctgaaacaaacacaaaaagtgatatttgatttaaaaagtgatttttttgattttaaaagtgattttttgattaaaaagtgatttttccaaaacaagttgaatcaaacgcactctaattgactcgtttatcattgcttataaaaagtgattttacttttgaaaaaataattgatttaattttaagtgattttttttgaaaaagtagatttttattttattttgtctacatatataataagtgctttcaattttataagtgattttaaattgtttagatacataaaatttcaaatataaattaggggtatttttgaacttgcaaaagttttaagagagtgtttcgttccgttcccttccgttccacccttttccagggaaccaaagtgtcccgttcctgaagccttttgtcccgttccgttccatcttaaaaacacgACAAACACATAACGGAACCCatgtgtcctgttccgttctcttcgtacctgtctaccaaacgctaccttagtgTCTGTTTGTGTGAGTGGCGACCAAACAAGACATgcgttttttcttttcttttcaaccCACTAGAGACAAGGTTCTAAGAAAATGTGTGCCAACCTTATGAAAACTGAAATACAAACAAGCTCTTATGCGTGGTCTGATATCGAGCCCTATATATAATAGCTTTGTATTTttccctgttttttttttgggatttGATCCTTGAAACCCTAAAAGTGGagcattaaaaaaaaacaaaaagaacatAATATTTGGTTACATAGTGTAAAAGTAATTTTTCTTGATACTGAAAAAACGGTATTATTTGTAATACCTGAATATTCCTGGTCCTAAATTCTAATTATGGTTCCACACACTTGAACTAAACCTATAGAAAAAGTGCATTTTGGTCAGCATGAGATTTTGACAAGTGGCATATGTTGGGGAAAAAAGTATGCAGTgttttaaagtttaaactttaaTGAAATGCTTGCCCTTTCAGGGAAGGCACAAGGGGTTCAGATTTTCCTGGTGAATAAAATGACCGACCACGGAAATTTCAAATCAAATGGTTAATTAACAACAAACAATTTCTTCCCTATCAACGAAGGAAGGCCAAAGTCATCAATTTAATATTGTGGTTGCAGCATATATAAATGTGCTATATATATAGggtatatatatttattgaattagatttaaaaaaaaggaaTCAATTTGGTAATGTGAACCACAGATGAAAGCGGAGACTTAAACCAAATTTGTAGTTGTTAATAACCTACGTTGCCTTTTCTGTGGCTTAAAAGTATGCATGCCTTTTTGAATAAGGATTTCATTCAAAAATATAACTAAGTAATGGAGAATTTTGGACCTCAAACGTGTTCTTGCATGTATCGTGGAAATTACAATAATGCATGTACTCATATCAATACATCTTCttaattattaatttcaaaAGAAGAGCAAGTATATCTGTATATGTATGAAAGTCAACACGGCTGGTCCTACAAAAATAAGACCAGAAGAGAGGCAATTGTTACTCAATTACAGATAGTTGGAAGAACATTCCATTGCAttctaaaattaagaaatatggtTGATTTTAATATAGTTAGAAAGAAAATAAGATATATAAGTAATAtagataagaaaataattaaatagaagGGAAAATGGAGTGCATGATAGGTGGAAGTATTGCTAGGGTGTTTAAAGATCAAAATTGTATATTTAAGCTTTACtctctccaatttttttttatggtcaATCTTTACTCTCTCCATTGGTCCATGAAGACTTCTTACAAAAACAAATTTTGGGGTCAAGAGACTTCTTTGATCCTTTTAAAACATGAAGTAAGTATATATAAGCAGCAAGCaacttttgtaaaaaaaaaaaaggcagcAAGCTAATTAGCCGTTACTCATAGCCCATAGGGAATGGGCCATGGATCACTCCACTGGTTTAGCCCATAGGTACtgttttgacccaaaaaaaaaccgAGAATCACATCATTGATTAAGTTATTTTTATTGACTTTTTTGAAATTAAGTAATCACTATTAGTGATATAATGACTTACTTCATCATCTAAAATGAGTCCACTGACCAATTTTCACTGTCATAGCCTTTTTGTGAATTTCACGATGAAATGTAGGAAGAaaatgtttaagttgtttcttGAAATGAGTAAATGCATCACTATCCAAACTAAGATATCAAATCAAATTTTTAACATAGAAAGCTCAATAAGGAAGCATATAACATGTAAACATGATTAACATCTCATAATTGTGTGAGGATATTTGAACCAAGAACATttatatccttttttttttttttttgaaaagaagaaCATTTATATCCTAGTTAGGTTATTTATAGCTGCTAAGTATTTTTTCGTACACAGAAACATATTACTTGACTTgatggttctgttggtttgatatctcttatttatttttattcaaatgCACACTAATGACTTACTTCATCATCTAAAATGAGTCCACTAACCAATTTTCACTATCATAGTCTTTTTGTGAATTTCACTATGAAATGTAGGAAGAAAATGTTAAAGTTGTTTCTTGAAATGAGTAAATGTATCACTATCCAAAATAAGATATCAAGTCAAATTTATAACATAGAAAACTCAATAAGGAAGCATATAACATCCCATAATTTTGTGCAAGGATATTTGAATCAAGAACATTTATATTCCGGTAAGGTTATTTCTAGCAGCTAAGTTTTTTTCGTAAACACGAGCATATACTACTATTACTTAACTTgatggttctgttggtttgaaAGCATTTTACGGTTCAAACGCACACTAAAACAAATCTACAATCATGATGAACTCTTTatcaattttgagattttgccCTTTAAATAAGAACAGCATGCTGTACCCTGGTCTCAAATTCCCAATAAAAATGAGGACAATCAATTCAAAAGCTTAATGTCCAAGTATTCAATTCATgtataacaacaaaacaatggTTCACATAGTTCTCATTTCTCAAACAATCACTCTTCCCAGTTTCCACAACAACACATACAAAAACCAAGAAAAAAgagcataaataaaaaatttcacgAAAATAACAGCTCTGGTTCAGAACAGAACATCAGGAACAGCCTGCAAATGAATCAGCCTTCCTCAACTGGAGACCATTACAGTACAGCAGCAACAAAAGCAATTCCAAGGGACATCAACATTGTTCCTTGAACGCTAATCAACTTGATGGCACCAGAAGTGGCCTTCTTTGCTCCCTGAtcatcaccatcttcatcaGATGAGTTATCCTTATCGGATTTCGGCGCATTCGCAAGAGTGGGTGCAGGAGCAGGAGACTTAGGCTTAGAGAAATCCAGAGGAACAAGCACCTTGTCCACATGATATATAGCAAGTGTTTTATCCGAGTACACAATGCCAGTGAGTGTTGCATTAACCGCCCCAGTTGAAATGTTCACACTGTTCCCATAAGCTGTAACATTGATCTGATACCCTTTTGGGCTATCACTTGCAAGTGTCAGAACAGGGTTGCTCAGGGCATCAAAATTTGAACTTGACACATATTGTGGAAGAACATGGAACTGTATCAGTTCCTTTTGTTGGCGACCGTCCAGAGAGTTGAAGTACCCAGCTTTGAGCTGTGAAAAGGCACCATCATCTGGTGCTAAAATGGTTAAACCACCATTTTTTGTTGTTACCAATTGTGCATTGACCTGGTTGATGATTTGTGTGGTTTTGAGAAGGCGAATCAGCGTGTTGAATGATTTTGCTTTTCTGAGGATTTTGATGATGTCTTGGCCGGAAGAATCAGAAGAGGGTGATTGGGGCAGTGAGGGGACTAATGGTTTTGCTGGTGCTGGAGCTAGTGATGCTGGGGAGGGTTTTGCAGGGGATTTTTTTGGGGATGCAGCTGGTGATTGGGCTGAAATGGTGGTGAAAAAGATGGGAGCAAATAGGAGAAGTGAGAAGAAGATAGCTTGCTTCATCTTCTTAATTGAAAGTTCTGGCTTGGTTGCTTTTCTGCTTTTGGAAAGATGCAAAATGTAAGGTTGCTATTGTTATTACAATGAATGTTTTGCTGTGTTGGAGGTGAAATGGAGCTGAGTGATTTTATACATACCAAGTGATTGATAGTTAGGTACAACTTTACAAGGTTTGATGCATGAACATAACCAATAATAATATGATGATTTATCTTATCTAGCTTGGAGATTCAGGTGGTGCATCAAGGCAGATAGATCAGGCGATTGAGAATGCAATTTGGAGCTTAAGTGCTTGCGTACATTTCCCTTGAACTAAACGTGAATCCACATTGAACTTAAAATGGCAAGATTATGTTTCTCCGATCTACATTAAACTTAACGTAGTAAATTCTGACTTCTCTGATGATACCTTGAGATACATGAAATTAGGTTAGCGTTTGCACCAACGTCAAACCAAACATACACTCAAGAGTAACTAGTAAGCTTTGCTTGAAATTGCAGGGATTAATGAATGAGAAGTTTGGTTGTGAGGTGATGAAAGGTGCTCAATAAAGCAGATAAGGAAACACTCCATTTTCATTCAGGTGAGACAGGTGTGAAATCAAATCAATGAATAAAAATAGCTGTTTATGATAGAACATATTGTTACACTAGACATAGATTTTAAATTACAGTATCCACTAGGATAGTCCTTTGTAGTGAACTACCATAGACGCCACCTTTTTTATACACCCATTAAGTTCATTTAAGGATCTGAAACACACTCACATCACACTTTAGGGGAGGAGTAATTCTTGACACCATAGCCAATCATGCTATGCAAACACACAACAAATGGTGTCGTAGCGAGATTATATCTATTGGATGAAGCTCAAGAGCAAATTTCCCATACTTGTATCAAATGTCAGAGAAAAACTGTCTGAAATTGCTTATTTTTCCAATCCTTGAAGTTTGATTAAATTATCCGTCACACCAAATCTGAAAACTTTTGACATTTGAGTAAATAAAATTACTTTATCCACAAATGTATTAGAGGAAAAGAAAACAttcatttgaagcatcacagtactgTAGTATTGAAAAAATGGTGGCCCTGATTGAAGAACATATTTTTAGGGAAATCTAGCCTCAAGAAGCACCTCAAAAGAGTACCAACTGCCACAAAATTTACAAGCAACACTATTTCTACCTTTGCCAGGTACAAGTGCTCCATAGTGCCAAGTGCCAACTCTATCCTCCGAGTTTAGCGTTGCCTATGGATGGGTCACACTCCAAGTTCATTAAGCTCAATGATTAGGACTTGAGGGACCGTGTACTCTCCGAGTTTAACAACCCAAACTCGGCCAAAACACGGGCATCATCCCTTCCCCCGACATTAAAACGTAATCCTAACTTTTCAATGGTCGTAACTCCCCACATAGTTAGTGGCATTCCCTAATTCAATAAgtcaataataacacttaaatAACATCATCAATGCATTATGAAGCCACAAGAAAACTCCATCAACTCAATAGACAAAATGAATCTTTATAAAAGTGCTATAGACCAATACATCTTCATTTATTACGGATTCTGAATCTTAAGGTTAAGCGCTCTAGTGCCCTCTACCTAGGGCCGTGTATAGACATTTGGGGGCTTAAGGCGAAAATCGTTTAGGGCTTAAAGATacttaatatatcatataaatttTCAATTACTTTATATTAACCTTCTAGCTTTTTGAGCTGCAAAATCATTTATAATAGTTTTATAATCAACAATTTTAACATTTCGTTTTCAATAGATAAATTAAATAGCTAACACTGTCGATATGATttaagaaattttaattttgaaaaatttctTTCAGTAGTAGCAACCGTTACAGAAATTGTAAATAAAATTCTATAGGTAATATTTACATTtggaaaaaaatctaatatagGCTCATCGTGTTTCAAGAGAATTAATTGATTGATCTAGTATGTATAAAAAATACTCAATGCGAAAAGATTCTTTAGATGAATGTGTGATCTCACTACTAATATTTTCATCAAAATGAGGCTTTTTATGAACTTTTCATTTTTCGCGAAATTTTGGTTCTATGTCAATTTCGATGActattttttttgtgtgtggatTATAAGTCAAtgcaaattcattttttataattttttaaataaatgataAGAACCATTTTCTCTTTAACTTTGTTGTTTCATTTGTTTTCAATATTTTCTTCCTAATAAGTAGTTGATCATGTAAACTATATAGAGTAATTTTCCAATTTTTTCTTTGgttattgttaaaaaaattggGGCCTATGGATAATATGAAAAAATTGGGGCCTTAGGCATTTGCCTAATTTTCCTTATGGCTTCCACGACCCTACCTCTACCCTACCTTTAGAATTTGGAGGGAATACCAACCAATATCATCAGTATGCGCTCTAGTGCCTTCTTGTTCTCGAATCCCAAtggttagctcaagtgataagagttatgAAACATAAGGGTTGCGTGAAATGAAGGGTtaagggttcgaaccctgaaaagagactaatttactaacattaataacaactaacatttatctATCAAAACAAAAACTAGTAGGTTGAAGCACCTTTTCTTCTACACGTTGAAAACTCTTCTCTTGAAGGCATCTTAAAGAACTTGTAATAagttaacattaaaaaaaattgcacaAACACCTCTCTTGTaacaaaaagcaaaatatcaaagatcacattatcaattaaattaaatatgaagGTAAAATATGAGTTGATGAGGAAAGA contains:
- the LOC130726288 gene encoding fasciclin-like arabinogalactan protein 12 encodes the protein MKQAIFFSLLLFAPIFFTTISAQSPAASPKKSPAKPSPASLAPAPAKPLVPSLPQSPSSDSSGQDIIKILRKAKSFNTLIRLLKTTQIINQVNAQLVTTKNGGLTILAPDDGAFSQLKAGYFNSLDGRQQKELIQFHVLPQYVSSSNFDALSNPVLTLASDSPKGYQINVTAYGNSVNISTGAVNATLTGIVYSDKTLAIYHVDKVLVPLDFSKPKSPAPAPTLANAPKSDKDNSSDEDGDDQGAKKATSGAIKLISVQGTMLMSLGIAFVAAVL